The genomic DNA acacaaaccacTAATAAGCTACTCATATTACTTCTCTGCTCACATCTCTCATTTCTAACTGAGCAGCCGCTCCTTTAATGTGGGTTCCTTAAAAAGACACTGAAATATTATGTCCTCAGTCTGCTTCTTACTGTGAATGATGGCTCCTGCATGAGAGCAGCTCTGATTTCATTTCCAGTGACATATTTCagtttcttctctctgctctcctcacTGGAGAGAATATATTTCCTACACACAGTCCCTGTCTTTATGGAGTAGATTTCAGAattgttatatttttataaataatacaattaaagtTTGATTGTTGCTCattttgttataatttttaaCGTTATTGAGAATTACTTACAATATTGCAGCCTAGTTTTCAGGGATGTCAGGATCCAACCAGAAAAGTGTGGAGCTTGAAGGACTCTTGCGAGTAcctgttatttttttcaatcaCTTTGTTGTTTCGTGTTTAACTCCAGAAGCTTTAACTCCAGAGATTTCTGTTTCTGTAAGCATAAACAGTCCAACTGTGACAGCTTTGATTTCTCACATTCATCTTTATGCACTCTTACACTGTGTTTCACTGACTATTTTGAATAATGTTCACGCttcacataaaacaaaaaaacattaagtttTGTACAAAGTGGCTTTGCTTATTTCAGCTCACTGTCTTGGCAGATGCAAAACCACAGCACAAAAGATTGAGTTCATTAAATAAGTTTGCTTGAGCAAACAAACAAGAGTATTATGAGACAGTTGCAGCTGAGATTCCCGAAGCGATTCTTCATCATCTCATTCACAAATATGTGACAACTCTTTAAGGTTTAAGTAATCAGTATTGTACATAAGCCTGAGTTTTTAAAACCCATACGAACAGGACTTAATTCGCACTTTATTGTGTAACAGCTAAATTCCCTCAGCCTAGctcatcactgtgtgtctctgagcaggTGGGAAGACGCCACTGCAGAACTTCCTCGGTATCGCTGAGCAACACATGGGCCCAAACAACGGGGTGAGTCCAGCTGTTATCTGAAGATCTTTCATTTCAGTGTTGGGGATGTCCACAGTCTATTGTGATTTTGGCACATTCGCTCTGACTAAAAGATAAACCTATTCGATTTTGGGGCTggggggggtcaaaggtcaaggtcccaTTCCAATGAATGTGAAATATGATGAATGCcccaaataaatgtattttcctcTTGCACAATCCACTTGGACTCAATAATGACCTGACTACAATttatctgaaaacatgtttcttCTTGTGAATGTGGTATCTTAGACTAAGAGCACCTCATGGGAAGCTCACATGTTTCCTTGGACTCATGGATTAGGAAATGACATCCAGAAAATTAATGTAGATGAAAACTGCACAGGtcggcagacacacacacccacagtgcggtatttttcactttctttatcgTTGTGAGCATTGATGGATATTTCAGGGATTTGATTGAATTTTTctaactgatatctatgagtgtgtgcaatttggtgcaaccTGATTTAATCAAATctgactgttgagccttggtggaggtatgcttTCTGTTGAGAGCCATTCTAGTGTTTAAATACAAGGGATTTTTTCAGGGGAatgagaaaatgtcaaaaacaattcaaatctgattttaaaaagttaaGAGATTTGGAAGGTATGAGGGTTCTCAACTGAAAAAAGTGGCGTGTTTTGCTGCTATGAGCTACAGTATAGTGGACACTATCCAATTGAGAGTAGCCATCATAGTGACAATAGTAATAAGCATCAACAATGTGACCAATGAGAGGGAATTATCCCGTCCAGTCTCTGCATCCTATCCCTCCCCTCTGCAGATGGACACTGAGTGTATGAATCAGGCTGAGTTCACTGTGTCAACAGGAGAGCATGTCTGCAGAGTAAAACATCCACTCCAGCCTGCTCTCAAATATTGATTATGTTTTGGTTGATTTGTCTCTGCTGGTGAACATCTATGACTCATACCTGCTTCCTACACTTCCTTCTGTATTCTGACTTTCCACTCTTTCCCCCCTTGTTGTCCCCTCTGCTCTTTACAATCTTCTcccttctcgctctctctgctcAGATTTTTGTGTAAACCAGTTTTGTAATTGGTTCCAGTTTTGACAAAATCTACATTTTAAAATGGGCCATTGATGATTACCTGCAACCTTCaggaaaataaagtattttgcAGCCCGTACCTCTTTCGGTAATGACGTCTTACTTTTAACAGATTTAATAAAGTCACACAACAGTTGACAAGTGAGTAATTAATTAGTTCTGGAACCCAAGAGAAAAACTGCTTTGTCATTTGTTCTCGAATTGGAGCTGAAGTGTAAATCTTTCTCCTTCACCGTGCCGTTAAAAATGTCAGTATAGGAAAGCCTTGAAATCCCAGTGGGAGCCGAGATGTTTTTTCTGTTACACAGCAGAGAATAATAGTTTTAAAAGCCGGAAATCTTTGCTCTTTGTAAAGTAAATTGCACATCACTGGTTGTGTTGGGGAGGTGCAGTTCACTGGAGCCAGAAAAAGAAGTCAGACAAGAAGAACATTTTTAGACAGTAAATTAGACAGATTTGCCGTTTCTGTTTGAAAGAAAATCAGGAAATCCAATCTCCTGCAGCAAAAACAGGTCAACACTGTATAACAGGGACTAAACCTTAGCTTGAGGAACCTGGATTAAAACAAAGATCtgagcaaaaacaaaatggtGCTTTCACTTGGAAAACTCATGAGAACTCCACCTCAATTTGGAACTATTGAactattaaaaaagtaaatggcGCTTTTCTAGCTTCAAATACACTCAttgtaaaatacttttacagCAAAACTGTCTTCCCACATCTCCCACTGAAGTGAGCACCACAGGAGCTACTGTCAAAATACAGATGATCCACAGAGGACGGACAAAATCTTAACTTGACTTACAAATATGGTTGGAATGTATCAAAAATGTCGGATAGGGGTGGTGTCCAAAAAACATCAAGAGGCAGGGTCCATAAACATACCTTAGTCAGAAACTCAAACactataaacacaacaacaaggaAAACTCGGAAACTAATGACACAAATGGAAACAACACATCCTATTATATTGACAAACAATCCTCTCCTGTGCAGATTTTATTTCACTATATGAGATGTGCTTGTAGAAGGAATGTTGAATGTTAATTCTGTTCATTGTTTACTATCTGCAGGCCCTGGTCACCCAGATGTCGACTCCTGCGTTGACCAACCCTGCGGCACTGACTGCCGAGGAGTACTTCAACCCCGGCCTGTCACCGACTCAGAGGGACATCGGCCACCAGTGCCAGCTCACCACCAAGACCCAGAGGTGACAGCGACTGACAGGGAAACAGACAAGCAGCCGTGCAAACAGTGAAGTCGCCCTCCAAGCAGGCCGCCAAGTGCCAGGGCAGCCGGGGCCGACAGACGCACAATAggcagacacatgcacacacacgcacacacacacacacacttatacatacacacatacacaggcagAGTATAATCAGCCATCCATGACAGCTGACCACCAAGATCCTAAAATGAAAGTGTGATTCACACATAAGAGTCtttcactaacacacacacattatgagGACACTCatttggcataatgcattccccatcccctaaccctaaaacctcaACCCCCAAGCTGCCGTTAAAAAGTGGTTCAGAAATTAAGGACCCaccaaaatatatcaaaatgttGTCACTCTGCAAGTTCTTGGCTCAAATGGTCCTAATGGCTGTACCAGTAAACCCACACACTCCCACTTCAGGAGTAGCTTTTTTACAAAGCTGGTAAAGTGGCAGCGACAGACTGTCACTGACAGTCTGTCGCTGCAGTATATCACAAATCTCTGGCACGATGACTCATGACAAATCGTTTTTATGTCAGGAttttacaaaaagaaacaaaacaacattaagCCGAAGAAACCCTCAGTGTTCTTTTAAAACGTGAAGTCAAAGAAGGATTTAAAAACTGCCTGGGGTCTCCAAATCAAATGACTGGATTATTTTTGAAGCATCTgtttgaaatgttatttttgtagCGTAGCTAATTATAATGCTTTTCGATGTTTTACCCATGAATCACATTCAGGATTTGAGTATCATACGTTATAACTCACAGATCTGAGTTGTGACGTTGTATCTCTTTCACCAGCCAACACCAGCCGTCTGGTCATCTGCcctgtgtttgtctgactgGCCATTGACCTGTCTGTCAGTTTCATTGCTCTGTAGCTCTTAATACAGAGTGGCAGATGAGGAGGAAGTCTTTGAGGTTGCAGAGCTGCCTCTCAATCCTGTCTTCATTATCTGACAAGTTAAAATATAAGCATTGATTGGCCTCATTGTGAACACGCCTCAGCAGCTTGTGTACAGTCTGTGTTGGCTGATGTGATCAATGTCTTTTGTGTACCTCTGGCCAAAAGAACTAACTCCTTAAGTGACACCACAAGTTGTTATATTGAAAGTTGGGAATCATATATGATGAAGCTCACCAATAATCTCTTCCTGCATTACTGCCCAGTATGTtgactgcatgtgtttgtctccaggtTTAAAGCCAAGCTGTGGCTGTGCGAGTCCCATCCTCTGTCCCTGGCAGAACAAGTGGCGCCCATCATCGATCTGATGGCCATCTCCAACGCCCTGTTCGCCAAGCTGCGTGACTTCATCATGCTGCGCCTGCCGCCTGGCTTCCCAGTCAAGATCGGTGAGCGCCGGGGAGAGcaagagggatggagggaaggaggctGTGAAAGGAGGTTTATAAACAGGGATTAAGGGAAAGAGAGGTGGACAAACAGACATTAGAGAAGATTGCAAGCTCGATTGATGAATCGCTCATAACTCAgaccaaagcccaacagtcccctcatattcaatcaagctgcaccaaatttcacaaactcatagatatcagttcccttaatatgacttcaagatccatgaattattccctgggaaatcgttaaaaaatgtcaaaaaaggcCAAATatctcaatgttaaagaaagggataacaaagattcctggatccgccccctgatgcGGATCAGCAACAAAATTTACTGAGCCATTCCACATGCTTTACCAAATTCCATGGTGATCCTGCTAACAACCAAACAAATCAAGCAACACACAATTGGACAGGGTTGAAAACATAAGCCCCTTGGCAGATAAGAGCATGCATTGTTAACTGGATGAGGAGACAGGTAGAAAGACGCAGGGTACAGACCACTGGATTTACAATGTCCTCTTCCTCGTCTGCTTGGTCTCCACTCCCTGCAGAGATCCCTCTTTACCACATCCTGAACGCCAGGATCACGTTCAGCAACCTGAACGGCTGTGAGGAGGGGACGGGGGTCCGTGCTGACAACGAAGTGGGCGTGGACGGGGACGGGCAGAGAGACATCCCCAGGACAGACACACCGTCTCCTGGCAGCGACTCCTCCAgcgtctccagctccagctccagctccacaaGTGAGAGCACACGCCCACACGGTTCTGATGTATCCCACATCTCTTCTGacatcttcttcctcagctgaagAATAGGTCTCCACTGTAGAACTCGACACATTGTTGATTTTGGTttcaactagggttgcaaaattccgggaatattcaaagttggaaactttccatgggaattaacgggaatatactggaattaacgggaataaactggaaatgttgtgggtaatttatactaactgtatttaccttgtcatataaagacataaatataaacattttgttttgtcataggctgatttgagccctgaggaaactttgggcacttgactatatgcttctgcatccttgtgtcattcttaacataggtcttagcacagtatttgcaaatgtacacagcctttccttctacattggatggggtgaaatgcctccacacatgagatagtgcacgtggcattgttctgtagaataagataagaaaaaagtttgtaaaaaaacactaatgcaatgccagagatataaatagttttttttcttgaaaattcccaaaattcccgagctaaacttcccatggaaagtatCAGGAAAGTTTCCGAAAATGTACCATAAACTTTCCGcctctttgcaaccctattttcAACACACTCTTGTTGTAAATCTTCACTTCATCCGGGCAATGCCTCAGATAATTGAGTTTACGGTTGCTTGATAAAGTTATGAGCAGTGTTTATCACAGGCTCAGACGGCAAGGTTATGTCGTccgtgttgtgtgtaaaatgatgACTTACACTTTCATCGTCCTATCACTTGATCACAATCCCAGCAGCCATATTTACACCTGCAACCATGCAGAGGGGAAGACTATTTACCGTGCTGCTGCTCAGAAGGAAATCCTGTTTGTTATCTTGCTGAAGTAGCATGTCTTCAGTTATTTACACACCGCTGAGTAGTGGATTTATTATGGCAACAACAGTGTGGAGGGAAAATGAGCAATTGCAGCTTTTTTGCAGTCAGgatttctctttcctctttccttatCCCTCGCTTCTCCTTTAGCCCGTTGTCGTCTACTGCACTTTGAGATAACACTCCTTCCCCACTCTTGCCCTTTGCCTTcccccctgtgttgtgtagtgtcgTGTCGAGCCGGAGAGATTCCCCCATGTGTGTTCGAGCCCCCGCCTGGATACACCATGCTAGGTGGCAAACAGAGAGACAgcatgagggaggaggaggaagacctGCTGCAGTTCGCCATACAGCAGAGTCTGCTGGAGGCCGGCTCCGAGTACGACCAGGTGGGCTGGTGCTCCTGAGGGGATTAGCTTCAGCTCGGAAATTAAAGACAGCTTGAAACAAAATTttgtttaaagggatagttcacccagaaatgaaaattcagtcattatcttctcaccactacgCCGATGGAGAGGGGGCTGAAGTGTTGgattccacaaaacacttttggagtttcagttgTGAACAGTGTTGGAGCAGAATCAACAACTGAAGTTACTGGTGACCAAATATTCAGAGGtttgaagagagaaaaacagaaaaaaatgtacatgcctccatgctgctcgtgtggtgtcatccaagtatcTGCAAGAACAGATATCCATCAAAAAAGAATTGAAACTAGTTAAGCCACTTCTGGTGGACTAACactttacccctgagactccagaagtgttttgtggactcaatcACCTCACCCATCCCTGCATCGGCATAGTGATGGGTAGATGATTGttggaattttcatttttctttcaactATTCCTTTAATGGATAGCTCATCGAGTCTCACCCTCTTGGGTCGTTATGTCAAGCTTTCTGTTCTCACCTGGCATAAAGGTAATTTTCTAAATTGATGGTGCCATTCATTGTAATGTTTGCAACGTTCAAGGCCTTGATTTCAGACAGAATCAGGCTTCTCTTTCAGGCTGAAGGCTTCTGATTTTGTCAACGGTCACTGGCAGATTTAATCGGGTAGCTAATGTTGTCTCCATGAGTTAGTCCCTTAACTTTCTTCTGTCGTTTTTGGATTTGGAAAGTTTAGAAAGAAAAGATACTGACCTCTAAATGCCTGTAAACGATAGATTAAAAATGacaatgtcacaaatgatatCTGAACACTAGCACTCAGCAGAGCGCATACCTCAGTCCACGTAGCTGTACCCAATTTCACACACTTCTAGATAGGAACcgctaaatatgcctgattgtttccatcaagatccatggatTGTTCCCTGGAAAATCAGtgcaaatgtcaaaaaaacttgcaatgttaaagaaaatgatgaatctggatctgcaccaatctTCAAAAGTGATGGAAGGGGCCAGGCATACAGCAAGAGcctgaaacataataataattataaatatattgtgcttcacacttaaaaaacacaagtaaaagagtaaaaataactttaaaacaaaataggCATAAAAGAACACACTTGACAGACAATTTAGCATGATCgtgcataaaaataataaaaacaagaatttagTCAAATCAGGCAAAACTGTACGTATGTTTTTGATTCAGAGGAAGCTACCGGCTCAGCCGTGTTTCTTCAGGCAGGATGTTCCAGAGCCTCAGAGCTCTTATTTCAAAAGCTCTGTCCCTCTAAAGTCCCTGCATCCTGCTGCCAAGAGACCATCACAGGGTCTGAGGTCCTCGGGCAGTTGCCTTCTTTGCCCAGTTCCTTATTCGGCCTGCGTCCGGAactgtatttaatatttgatatgcatttaaatgtacttaaaaaCATGCTCAATCACAGGAGAGTTGTTTAAGCTCCTATCAACAGCAGCATCAGTTATTCATATTGAGTGTGTGTACTTCTGCTTATGTGGTTTACAGTTCAGTCAGTTCATAACTCAGAATGAAGCCGGCTGCCTGTCTctgagctgcatgtgtgtgtctgagacgTACTTTACAAACTTTACCAGGAAACAGCCTGTAGGGAGGGAGGATTCCTATTTCACCTGCCTCAtcatttctctgtctctctatacATCTGCCCTTCCTGTGCTAGCTCTCTTACTTCCTGTGCGGCCTctcctttgtgtgtgtaggtgaccATCTGGGAGGCGTTGACCAACAGCAAGCCAGGGTCACACACCCTGTCCTGTGACCCGAGTCGTCTCGACAGGTAAGACTTCAAAAATCTTAGTCTCATTTGGCGTTCCCCTGTCTTCTccttctgtgttttgttttcatctgctcGGTCTTCATTTCTTTGTCCTTCATCCAAAATGAAACTCCTGTTTGATGACTGAACCAACCAGGGGCTGCACAAAGAGTTGGATGAAAGGGACaattgtttaaaatataaaaatctttATCGTGAAcctttaaaaagagaaaaccaTAAATCGTCATGAGAGTCAGGACAAAGGCGATAGGAGCTGCTGTCCCTTCAGCCTCATTGTCTCCGACTTCCTCTCACTTCTGTTAAGTATTGTTATTCTTCAGTGTCTTGAATCCTTccattgtgttttttccatcttGTCGCTCTCTCCTGCCATCCCTGAGTCACATCCTGTATTCCTGTCCCTCCCCCCCGACTCTAATCTCCTATCCATCCTGCTGTTCTCTCGTCTGCTATCCACTGCTCAacttcaaatgtgtgtgtgcacttgttttTGTTACCTCTTGAGGTCCTGCACAAACACTGATCTCGTCTGGACCAGTAAACCTCATGCagaccaaagcctggtcctgATGAGGCAGAGCGTCACTTCTCAGCTCCTGGCTAAGATCTGGTTATTATTGAGATAAGGTTGTTGGTTATGCTGCCCACAATGAATTGGAGTCAGTGCAGAGTCCTAACAAGGATAGCTGcacacgtctctctctctctgtgtgtgtgtgtgtgtgtgtgtatgacagagagagagagattttcttGCTCTCACAGTCCACAGTACTGCTGTTGACTGCTGTTGTCACAAGCACCTAACACCACTTTATAGCGCATCctgatcttttttcttttctctgttttaatgCAAATATTGGAAAGAGTTGTCAAGGTGTTTAAAGGTGTAATAGCTCTGAATCCATAAAtcgaaattaaaaaatgtagcTCAGATAAAACACATGAGGTGCTAATGGGAAAATGCTGGAACACTCAAGAGGAGACGAGATAAGGTGTCTCAGAACAAGAGGAAATACAGAGACTGAACAGGTGAAAGGACTCAAGGAGGGGCAGGACATCAATGGAGGGGAGGAAGTGGTTTTCCATGTGGTCTGTGTCTTTCGCTCTCCACACCGACTTTACCTGCGACAAGCAAAGTGTGCTCAAACGGGATTGGTCAAACCAGAGACGGGAACTAGAAGaaaagtgcacacacagaatGTGTTTATAGAGAAGCATGATTTAGAATGGGTgcccatacattttatataacGTCCACACATATGAATTCTTTCAGTCGTGGATCAGTTTTTTTAAACCcgtcttcttctttctcctttccCCCACACCAGGACTCCCCAGCAcaagccccgcccccccaccagcCTGTCCTCCACGCCCTCCAAGAAGCAGTCGACCAACTGCAGCTATGGCGAGCAGCTGCGCATCGCCATGGAGATCTCGGCCCGGGAGCTGGAAGAAGCGGAGCTGCGGCggcggcaggaggaggaggagctgcagcgcaTCATCCGGCTGTCGCTCATGGACAAATGAGAGGGGTGTGGCCCAGGGGGGGGCGGAAGAGGGTGGGACAGTGGCAGGTGTCAGAAGGGAGGGGTCTGGAGCATGGAGTCATGGGAGAAAAAGGGAAGTATAGGcaattttaaatctttaagCACATCTTGTAAGTGGCTGGAAACAATCAGTCTTAGTGGCTTGGCAGTTCTCTCCCATCACCTCAGCCAGACCTCTCTCCCAGGAAGCCATACAGTGACCCAGCTGTCCCACGGCCTCAGGCAGCCAAGAGAGGGACGCCTTGTTCCCTCCGTCTGAGGCCACATGGTTCTTTTCTTGACCAGTGCCAGTTTACAACCAACAATACATCAAGTACATAATTTTAAGAATGCCTCCTCGGATGAGTGAGTTGTGTttgcaggtctgtgtgtgtgtatttcaaaaCCAGCTCAGCACAGGGGTCAACAGGGACCTCACCTCCTGCCCTGTTAATGTAGTGTGTTAGGCCGCCTCTGTGCTccagcaccaacacacactcactgagtCGTGAGTTTTTAGGTCCTCACTACGAGGAGTCGGGGGAGAGGTGGTGTGGAGAACACTGTCAGCTTCTTCATTTAAGGTCGGTCAAGTTGAGTAGAATGATGACAAACTTCCTTCGTTTATACTAAAAGACGAATCGAGAACAAAAATggacatttcctttttttttatttgcacaaatTTCAGATGTACTGTACTTAGCTTGTGGGTGGATCACATATATGACTGTTAATGGATGTAGACGATGAGTTTGAGCACAAAGAATAAACTCAGGCCGGCTCTAGTTATGGCCTGACGTTAGACTTTCAGGAGCACAGATATGACGAGATGTGTGTGATAACTGTTCTAGTATGTGACTGCGGaggactctgtgtgtgtaatcCAAACAATAAAGGGACAATGCTTTGTCAGTAGATCATGGAGAAGATGAGTTAGTGAAGGAGATGCTGTATATTTGCATCTTCTCACCTGACATGAGTGGACCattcctctgtttgtgtgtcgtcacgtttacagtgtgtgtacaaTATTTCAGCATGGTCTGCACCCAAGTGAGGTTGAGCTTTTTTGTCCAGCCTGGAGACCTGCAATATTCACTTCAATTAATATTTAAGTTGTATAGCGAACAACATTCATTATCTACATAGTAAGGATGAGACTGTACAATATTCAAAGAGTCAAAGTTCACACAATGAGCAGAACTTTGACGAATGTGGTGAGAAAACAACTCTTAACCTCCAATAGGACCAGACTCTGACTGGTCAGAAGAGTTGGGCGCCCATCTGCCTGGACCGGTGGGggagagcagagaaaaatgggggagagaggagaggtgggtggaaaagaggggagggaaagagaggggaagagaaggagatTTTCTAACCTCCATATCCCACTGGttattataatgaaaataataagagtgatatttataataatgataattgttGACTAGTATCAGATCtagatcctgcagctctggagagggaaggagaacaaagaaagaaagttacTGACATGTAGTAATGTGATAGATACATggggccagagagagagagagaggtgctcagtgcatgatgggagttccgTGAGCAGTCTAGGCCTAAAGAAGCAAAAGGTCTTAAGTTTAACCTTACATGTAGAGTCAGAGAGGTTTTACTCCACGTCGAAAGCTCACCAAAAACAAGCTGGgagcaaaaaatgtaaaatcacaccaaacaagaaaaaaatttGGCAAGATTAAAGCTCTCATAGTTGTGACTGTGTTGTTACTATTGCAGGGCTCAAGGCTGCCTAACACTGAGAAACATGTTTAGTTTCAAAagacgggaggagaggagcagcttgttcctgcttcgtttttatattatttcaatGAAAGAAATGCAAAACTTTCACACGACAATATCAGCACAAACTGAGGAGAACCACCTCTGCCTCCTCTATTATTTAAGCTTGCCTGGTtgataagaaaaatatattttcttttctttttttttactttttaaaaaaaaaatgttggagAAATGAGACAGTCAGATGTTTTCATGGTGAATACTTGGAAGTGACCTCAGATAATGATTCAAATAAAGAGACTTCTTCTCGAGCAGCAGTCTACGAGTGGGttactttttctttccttaatCCTTTTTCAAATTACAGGCAGCTTTCACATGCTTTAATTCCCttgacaacccccccccccccccgaacaccacCACCCCTCACACTGCTACTTTCTCACTCTGGAACTTCATCTCTGGTCCTCTTCAGTTGAAGGTGACAAAAGCAATTAATATCTCAGGAGATATGAAAGCTGCAGCGTCAGTCAGCGCCACAGAGGGCCGCTCTGTTTTCAGCAGCTCCCGCCTCCATCATCCTCCTGTGACATGGATTCTCAGCCAGATCCAagggttttcttttctcttttttttgtgcctGTAGTTATTTTAGGCTTGACGGCGAGGAAAAGGACAGCTTACAGATTCTAAACCCCTCTAAGAATTACAACTCCCATCACCCAGGCTGCTTTCACAGAGGGGGAGTGGGAAGTGTAAAAATGAAATTACTTTCTACGTGAATCAGCCCCCGGAGCCGACTCAGTCCAACTTTATGTATCACATCGGGATGGAGGAAGcactgggctgtgtgtgtgtgtgtgtgtgaggggagttTGCAAAAAgccacaaacataaaaacatgatgTTTGTGTTAGAGATGCTGAGAGCATCAGCATGCAAAGAGAAGGACGTCAGCCATTGAACTCAGGGAAGACAGTCAATCCAAA from Limanda limanda chromosome 6, fLimLim1.1, whole genome shotgun sequence includes the following:
- the ankrd13b gene encoding ankyrin repeat domain-containing protein 13B isoform X2, whose product is MISAKKTPEKSRYPIHYLVWHNKPRQLEKELATNEQPDLESLDPRGRTPLHLAVTLGQLECTRVLLQNGADVSKENRNGWTVLQEAVSTKDPELVRLVLRYRDYQRTAKRLAGIPILLERLRQAQDFYVEMKWEFTSWVPLVSRICPSDTYRVWKSGQCLRVDTTLMGFEQMTWQRGNRSFIFRGQDSSAEVMEVDHDRQLVYCETLCVSSLTALSPGRGNGGACSSNAASLGLLGAVQPSDEQVATRLSAPVVTTQLDTRNIAFERNRTGILGWRSEKTETVNGYETKVYAASNVELITRTRTDHLSDQNKNKTKGGKTPLQNFLGIAEQHMGPNNGHALVTQMSTPALTNPAALTAEEYFNPGLSPTQRDIGHQCQLTTKTQRFKAKLWLCESHPLSLAEQVAPIIDLMAISNALFAKLRDFIMLRLPPGFPVKIEIPLYHILNARITFSNLNGCEEGTGVRADNEVGVDGDGQRDIPRTDTPSPGSDSSSVSSSSSSSTMSCRAGEIPPCVFEPPPGYTMLGGKQRDSMREEEEDLLQFAIQQSLLEAGSEYDQVTIWEALTNSKPGSHTLSCDPSRLDRTPQHKPRPPTSLSSTPSKKQSTNCSYGEQLRIAMEISARELEEAELRRRQEEEELQRIIRLSLMDK
- the ankrd13b gene encoding ankyrin repeat domain-containing protein 13B isoform X3, with protein sequence MISAKKTPEKSRYPIHYLVWHNKPRQLEKELATNEQPDLESLDPRGRTPLHLAVTLGQLECTRVLLQNGADVSKENRNGWTVLQEAVSTKDPELVRLVLRYRDYQRTAKRLAGIPILLERLRQAQDFYVEMKWEFTSWVPLVSRICPSDTYRVWKSGQCLRVDTTLMGFEQMTWQRGNRSFIFRGQDSSAEVMEVDHDRQLVYCETLSSLGLLGAVQPSDEQVATRLSAPVVTTQLDTRNIAFERNRTGILGWRSEKTETVNGYETKVYAASNVELITRTRTDHLSDQNKNKTKGGKTPLQNFLGIAEQHMGPNNGALVTQMSTPALTNPAALTAEEYFNPGLSPTQRDIGHQCQLTTKTQRFKAKLWLCESHPLSLAEQVAPIIDLMAISNALFAKLRDFIMLRLPPGFPVKIEIPLYHILNARITFSNLNGCEEGTGVRADNEVGVDGDGQRDIPRTDTPSPGSDSSSVSSSSSSSTMSCRAGEIPPCVFEPPPGYTMLGGKQRDSMREEEEDLLQFAIQQSLLEAGSEYDQVTIWEALTNSKPGSHTLSCDPSRLDRTPQHKPRPPTSLSSTPSKKQSTNCSYGEQLRIAMEISARELEEAELRRRQEEEELQRIIRLSLMDK
- the ankrd13b gene encoding ankyrin repeat domain-containing protein 13B isoform X1, translated to MISAKKTPEKSRYPIHYLVWHNKPRQLEKELATNEQPDLESLDPRGRTPLHLAVTLGQLECTRVLLQNGADVSKENRNGWTVLQEAVSTKDPELVRLVLRYRDYQRTAKRLAGIPILLERLRQAQDFYVEMKWEFTSWVPLVSRICPSDTYRVWKSGQCLRVDTTLMGFEQMTWQRGNRSFIFRGQDSSAEVMEVDHDRQLVYCETLCVSSLTALSPGRGNGGACSSNAASLGLLGAVQPSDEQVATRLSAPVVTTQLDTRNIAFERNRTGILGWRSEKTETVNGYETKVYAASNVELITRTRTDHLSDQNKNKTKGGKTPLQNFLGIAEQHMGPNNGALVTQMSTPALTNPAALTAEEYFNPGLSPTQRDIGHQCQLTTKTQRFKAKLWLCESHPLSLAEQVAPIIDLMAISNALFAKLRDFIMLRLPPGFPVKIEIPLYHILNARITFSNLNGCEEGTGVRADNEVGVDGDGQRDIPRTDTPSPGSDSSSVSSSSSSSTMSCRAGEIPPCVFEPPPGYTMLGGKQRDSMREEEEDLLQFAIQQSLLEAGSEYDQVTIWEALTNSKPGSHTLSCDPSRLDRTPQHKPRPPTSLSSTPSKKQSTNCSYGEQLRIAMEISARELEEAELRRRQEEEELQRIIRLSLMDK
- the ankrd13b gene encoding ankyrin repeat domain-containing protein 13B isoform X4 translates to MISAKKTPEKSRYPIHYLVWHNKPRQLEKELATNEQPDLESLDPRGRTPLHLAVTLGQLECTRVLLQNGADVSKENRNGWTVLQEAVSTKDPELVRLVLRYRDYQRTAKRLAGIPILLERLRQAQDFYVEMKWEFTSWVPLVSRICPSDTYRVWKSGQCLRVDTTLMGFEQMTWQRGNRSFIFRGQDSSAEVMEVDHDRQLVYCETLCVSSLTALSPGRGNGGACSSNAASLGLLGAVQPSDEQVATRLSAPVVTTQLDTRNIAFERNRTGILGWRSEKTETVNGYETKVYAASNVELITRTRTDHLSDQNKNKTKGGKTPLQNFLGIAEQHMGPNNGALVTQMSTPALTNPAALTAEEYFNPGLSPTQRDIGHQCQLTTKTQRFKAKLWLCESHPLSLAEQVAPIIDLMAISNALFAKLRDFIMLRLPPGFPVKIEIPLYHILNARITFSNLNGCEEGTGVRADNEVGVDGDGQRDIPRTDTPSPGSDSSSVSSSSSSSTSESTLSCRAGEIPPCVFEPPPGYTMLGGKQRDSMREEEEDLLQFAIQQSLLEAGSEYDQVTIWEALTNSKPGSHTLSCDPSRLDRTPQHKPRPPTSLSSTPSKKQSTNCSYGEQLRIAMEISARELEEAELRRRQEEEELQRIIRLSLMDK